In Verrucomicrobiota bacterium, a single genomic region encodes these proteins:
- a CDS encoding metallophosphoesterase: MNRRKFFQLGAAALASSVTGCTAVGGYAHGIEPQELILERRTIRLPHFSSALEGFRLVLMSDHHLFPYTPRELIERAVEQANALNPDLILLGGDYIYTKVEAINELAPVVGRLNARYGVFAVLGNHDCWEGADVIRDALAAQSIEVLVNRGVHLGPPAGRLYLAGLDSVWGGIPDPKRAFDGCRKNDVALALVHEPDYFPTMVRSTPVQLQLSGHSHGGQVRIPALGPVVLPSWGQIFHTGLYELDGRLVYTGRGLGMVGMPVRFDCPPELTELTLTAA, encoded by the coding sequence TTGAATCGACGTAAATTCTTTCAACTCGGCGCCGCCGCCCTGGCCAGCTCCGTAACGGGTTGTACCGCGGTGGGCGGCTACGCGCATGGGATCGAACCACAGGAGCTGATACTGGAGCGCCGGACGATCCGGCTCCCGCATTTTAGCTCTGCCCTTGAGGGATTCCGGCTGGTTTTGATGTCGGACCATCACCTTTTTCCTTACACCCCGCGCGAGCTCATCGAGCGGGCGGTGGAACAAGCCAATGCGTTGAACCCGGACCTGATCCTGCTCGGCGGCGATTACATCTACACGAAAGTGGAGGCGATTAACGAACTCGCCCCGGTCGTCGGCCGGCTGAACGCAAGGTACGGCGTCTTTGCCGTGCTGGGGAATCACGATTGCTGGGAAGGCGCCGACGTGATTCGTGACGCGCTCGCGGCCCAGTCCATCGAGGTGCTGGTGAACCGTGGCGTGCACCTGGGGCCGCCGGCCGGCCGGCTTTACCTCGCCGGGCTCGACTCGGTCTGGGGCGGAATCCCTGATCCGAAGCGCGCATTCGACGGTTGCCGTAAAAACGATGTGGCCTTGGCCCTGGTGCACGAACCGGACTACTTTCCGACGATGGTCCGGTCAACGCCGGTGCAGTTGCAGCTTTCCGGCCACAGCCACGGTGGGCAAGTCCGTATCCCGGCGCTGGGTCCGGTGGTCCTGCCGTCCTGGGGACAAATTTTCCATACGGGCCTCTACGAACTGGACGGCCGGCTTGTTTACACCGGGCGCGGGCTCGGCATGGTCGGCATGCCCGTACGGTTCGATTGTCCGCCCGAACTCACTGAGCTCACGCTGACCGCAGCGTGA
- a CDS encoding ABC transporter permease, which yields MAFLPFSTFIAWRYLRPKRTFLSLITLISIFGVVLGISVLIIVISVMTGFERELQRKVAGFESHILIRNEGGLLTGWRPLLENVQKTPGVVAVAPVMQGRVVAEFQNRRLTPWILGIEPDKQEKVTDFEKYLIAGKFDLEGDTCVIGSELAVLMNASVGDTITLYSPHNLNEVLNTLRKAEQIKENKALLDQVHDMLLPEQVTIAGIFNVGRYAYDSDYILVPLHIGQEAYSLGDAVHALEVRTTDPFKVDEVKARLEPLLQPPVTAATWIEDNKELFDAIKIERTTMFFVLIFVVIVAAFGIMSTLITTTVQKTREIGVMKALGAQVRQILWIFLAQGMIVGFFGTLLGLGAGIALVQYRNQVRDFLASALHVELFPASVYQFSEIPAEVIPTDVAMICISGFLICSVAALIPAYFAARLDPVKALRYD from the coding sequence GTGGCATTTCTTCCATTCAGCACCTTCATCGCCTGGCGTTACCTCCGGCCGAAGCGCACCTTCCTGTCCCTTATCACGTTGATATCGATCTTCGGCGTGGTCCTCGGAATCAGCGTGCTCATCATCGTGATCTCGGTCATGACCGGTTTCGAACGCGAACTGCAGCGCAAGGTCGCCGGGTTCGAGTCGCACATCCTGATCCGGAACGAGGGAGGTTTGCTCACCGGTTGGCGTCCGTTGTTGGAAAACGTCCAAAAAACCCCGGGGGTCGTTGCGGTCGCACCGGTGATGCAGGGCCGGGTGGTTGCCGAGTTTCAAAACCGCCGTCTGACGCCGTGGATCCTCGGCATTGAACCGGACAAACAGGAGAAAGTTACTGATTTCGAGAAGTACCTTATCGCGGGCAAGTTTGACCTTGAGGGTGACACTTGCGTGATCGGTTCGGAACTCGCCGTGCTGATGAACGCGTCGGTGGGCGATACCATCACGCTCTACTCACCTCACAACCTCAATGAGGTGCTCAATACCCTCAGGAAGGCTGAACAGATCAAGGAGAACAAGGCGTTGCTCGACCAGGTACACGATATGCTGTTGCCCGAGCAGGTGACGATCGCCGGAATTTTCAATGTCGGGCGCTACGCTTACGATTCCGATTACATCCTGGTCCCGCTGCACATCGGCCAGGAAGCCTACAGCCTGGGCGACGCGGTGCATGCCCTGGAGGTCAGGACCACGGATCCGTTCAAAGTCGATGAGGTCAAAGCCCGGCTCGAGCCGTTGCTGCAACCGCCGGTTACCGCGGCCACCTGGATCGAGGACAACAAGGAGCTGTTCGATGCCATCAAAATCGAGCGAACGACGATGTTTTTCGTCCTTATCTTCGTGGTCATCGTCGCGGCGTTTGGGATCATGAGCACGCTCATCACCACCACCGTCCAGAAAACGCGGGAGATCGGCGTCATGAAGGCACTCGGAGCGCAGGTGCGCCAGATCCTTTGGATTTTTCTGGCCCAGGGAATGATCGTCGGCTTTTTTGGCACCTTGCTGGGTTTAGGCGCGGGCATTGCCCTGGTGCAATATCGCAATCAGGTGCGGGACTTCCTCGCGTCGGCGCTCCACGTCGAACTCTTTCCGGCCTCCGTGTACCAGTTCAGCGAAATTCCGGCCGAAGTGATCCCGACCGATGTTGCCATGATTTGCATCAGCGGTTTCCTGATCTGTTCGGTAGCCGCGCTGATTCCGGCCTATTTTGCCGCGCGGCTCGATCCGGTGAAAGCGTTGCGTTACGACTGA